The following proteins are co-located in the Acropora palmata chromosome 11, jaAcrPala1.3, whole genome shotgun sequence genome:
- the LOC141896970 gene encoding armadillo repeat-containing protein 7-like produces the protein MFLTTPQTQDEITSQEVVECMEKFAASSNSRLSNLAKVFLQDYCKRTHSQQKRD, from the exons ATGTTCCTTACCACGCCACAAACACAAGATG AGATCACTTCACAAGAAGTTGTTGAatgcatggagaaatttgCAGCATCTTCTAATTCCAGGCTTAGCAATTTGGCAAAAGTTTTCCTCCAG GATTACTGTAAAAGGACTCATTCTCAGCAGAAAAGGGACTGA